The genomic stretch gggtagggacatcgtttccaatgagtaatatgtcatctacatataataccaggaaaatgatcatgctcccactaaccttcttgtagacataaggctcgtcttcgttcttgatgaatccatattgttttactgtttcatcaaaacaaagattccaacttctggaagcttgcttcaattcatagattgatctttgtaacttacatatcttttgggcttcttctggtatgtcaaatcctttaggttgtgtcatgtacacatcctcaagaagattcccattaaggaaagcagttttgacatccatctgccatatttcataatcatgatatgcatcgataacaagtaaaatccgaacagatttaagcattgcaactggtgaaaaggtttcatcatagtcaaccccatgaatttgtttatatccttttgcaaccagtcttgccttataggtatgtaccttaccatccatgtcagtcttctttttgaagactcacttgcatcctatagggttaactcctacaggaggctctaccaaggtccaaacttggtttgtgtacatagaatccatttcagatttcatggcttctagccacttctcagactcgggaccagttatggcctcttggtaggtcacaggctcatcttgatccatgagtaatacatcaccttaatcagttatgagatatccacatctctcaggtaggtgactATCCTGtttgacctacgctggtcttgttctacttgagcgggttgctcttccacaactacttgtgtttcctgctctaattctTCCATAGGTGTATtaatgctttgtgattcttgaatttcttcaagctctactttcctcccactgattcctttggaaataaaatccttttctaggaaaactctggttcgagcgacaaacactttgccctcagaaggattgtagaagtaataccctcttgtttctttaggataccccacaaataagcatttgtcagatttgggctcaagcttagttgaaatttatcgtttcacataaacttcgcaaccccaaatcttcatgtaagacatatgtggtttcttgccactccatatctcatatggtgtcttctcaacctttttatatggaacacggttaagtgtgtaagctgttgtcaatagtgcatgtccccaaaaggagtttggaagatcgacgtgactcatcgtggatcggaccatgtctaacagggttcgatttcttctctcagatacaccattccattggggtgttccaggaggagtaagttgggataggatcccacactcttttagatggtcatcaaactctaggcttaaatactcaccacctcgatctgatcgaagagttttaatattcttacctagttggttctgtacttcattcttgaattccttgaacttttcaaaggactctgatttgtgtttcattaaatacacataaccatatctactaaaatcatcagcaaatgtgatgaagtactgaaaatCTCCTCTGGCTGGTAcgttcagtggtccacatacatcagtatgtatgagggccaaaagatcattagctctttcaccttttcctatgaatggagactttgtcattttttcaattaaacaagatctgcatgtctcatatgattcataataaagagtccaagagtccatctttatggagtttggaaatgcatttctcatttatgtggcctaatcgacaatgccaaaggtaagttggatttaaatcattaggtttcatccttttagtattaatgttataaataggcatttcaagatcaagaacatatagtccattgttcatttgtgcagtagcatagaatatatcattcaaataaattgagcaacaattgttctttattataaatgaaaaaccaaacttgtccaaacaagaaacagaaataatattcctgctaattgcaggtacataataacagttctctaactgaattattaaaccactaggtaaagtcaatacataagttcctatggctaaagcagcaacctttgttccattgccaactcgtaggtcaacttcaccttttgccaaatctctactcctttttagcccctgcacattggtacaaatgtgagaaccatatccagtatctaatacccatgatgcagaggtagataaattaattttcaataacaaaaatacctgaagttgaagtctctactccattcttcttatcttccaagtactttgggcaatttctcttctagtgtccggtcttaccgcaatggaagcaggtaCCTTCCattgctatgcctccactaggcttaaaagcagcaatagtgggtttgggtttggcaacttccttgcctttccctttatcaccctacTTGGTGGATCTTTTGTTATGTCTCTTTCaatttccgatcatcagaatggacttcaCTTTTGACTTCAGttgctcagcagttcttaacatggctagcagttcaggaagagatttgtccatatcattcatattgaaatttaggacaaattgactgaatctatctggaaacgattgcaagatcaaatcagtcgcaagttcctttccgaggggaaaacccaacctctcaaggttttccatatacccaatcatcttgagcacatggggacctacaggggctccctcagctaacttgccttgaaaatgggcttttgaaacttcaaacctttcatgtcttgctttctcttgatagaacatcttcaggtgttcgatcatatcgaacgctgccatgttctcatgttgcttttgcaactctgagttcatggtagctagcatgagacaagcagtttcattggcatcatcgacatgcttcttataaggatctctttctgccttaggtgcataactaggaggttcctcttcaggaacaggtttctccaagacatacagctttctatcatgtttgaggacaatcctcagatttcggtgtcaatctagaaaatttatcccagacaatttttccttgtcaaggattgatcgcaaaatgttgttagaggtgtttgttatcatggtagtctacatgaaaataatgaaaatataagtatcaataacatatttaattaggcctttaattaaatatgctcccactattttactcaaaacaaatgaccctcaccatttgattcggaaaatcccgttggaagattttctagtgggtcgagatccacatttcactttgttttaagtccgcgtaggaggattacacaaaactaggttatttaggtaggaactccttccaattgtatctaatacaactctcgaatattttagttgggtgaataactccttattccaatccatcacatggatcatttccaactcttgcttctaaacatatataatcttattataatttgtttagttaagtttgacccattgttttagcaattggatattacaattatcccatcgcaccttactaatatagaacatgcacctcgcgtaggcgaaacatatattatccgatactagtcttgatgagtgctaaaacttggaaagcataaacttaatatttaatttgagggaatttgcaattattctgatctcaccggtttatttatcatataaatcgtctctcacatgcatcaacatacattcacatgcatcaacatacataatgaaacagttatggcccctagcggaattgttctcccaagccaatgagagaacctaagctaacctaataacgatctaagcttctccaagcaagatcttcaaggttgtcctcctttgatattgaattcttatctttcttcataacattacattacataaaataaactcgttttacatacgagggagtgagatgagaaaagaagttacattaagagattaaaagagaggcacgacacacaggtcgtattttaaaaacccaaaacaaaataaaggaaacTAAGGCCATAAACGATCACCacaagaaaataataataaacacattattattattaattttaattcttttaattaattaaaacaaaattaaatttcggcgaccgatcacactacgtaAAGTTAGCCAGGGGTCCGCTGTCCGGTCAGCGGGaacaggggtcaagggggcagcgccccttgcggggttgaaggggcagcgcccttggccgaaatttttaatgaacaattcatttgaaatcgacgtcgtttttcgcatcaacacttgatactttaaagcacaactcttgcgcagtcacaaccttaatcgcataactctttgacaacacaacccttgtgccgtcattaaccctaatgaaccaatttcagaccgtcaaacacacctcgattgttgattcagtatgattgatcaacacgtcattgcttcaccatactaatgtcggatcaagaagcaaacgaccattgatcgctcaaaggaaaacaaccattaagtgtttgaatgaacgaaacagaaacagtatatcatatataccgtattttgcatcaggattacttatatcatatatataacttgatcgatctcaattgcataacctatggacgatcgatgtatcgctgcttcaccatactgatgtcggattccgaagcatagtcaacatcaatcatccaaatcgtacacacatgatgccaaatttaattactcgtttattctttgattcattctgttttttaatcgtattaatacagaaaataaacaactatcagatgcatggtttcgtaagtggctctgataccactgaaggggaaaagcgatccaaaatgcagcggaatttaaaatttctcctttagtgatccttatgaatgggcatgatcagtgatagaatcgttacctcttgtggagattgtaacctttgatgcagatctacggagcgatcacgaacattgaacgatgacaacgcctctaatcagtccacacgaacagatttcttcaatctcagtgctagctgctacgaatgaaggctttgagtgagtgagagagagagagagagagagagagagagagagagagagaaacgaaattgcaaatgtacaaatgcttctgcacaagggttctatttatagaaccacttgcgtgggttgcaagctaaaaagcccacttaagtgtatgtggctcatatcttataatattccaaaatcacttaagcgcgtggtaccttaccatatttcgtattctacttaagtacattgtaccttacgatgttctacaattcacttaagtgcaccgtaccttatggtattccttagctactatatctctcatcaatccgtccttttgtgtgtgaccctgtaggttttcgcggcattggtaattatattaaatcacgtatttaacataataaacagtgagtggtatctagcaacacatcactgctacccaagacacgaaaatgtcatgtgatctgaccaatccttttgtgataatacttatgtgtataattacccttttgtccttatgtctatattgaacacaaggcgtagaccgtgtcatccttgtccagttcaatattgggcccaggcatttatcctgttacgcagggtgggcaaattccatctaggccactcatgtcccttagcatgcttcgtggagtacccatcaactgtctttatggtcatccaattacagacaatgtttgatcagcaataaggcactcgactctacatttagggtccatagtggttttaggtcaAAGGGTGgggtatacaccattatcaccatgagaataacttatgaaattttgcataacattctatatagtattctcatagcgggtcaatccagtataaatattactcttaatattcatacatatgtttaagacttgataactccttatccatgatccatgagatgtgatcatcaatctatatacataatagtcttaatgctttaatgttatcccacttcacaataaagctcgattatggatactttaagaatagtgtccttatgtttaatgtgatctcatgattaagtcacacttgatatattaaatagactatctattctagggactttattagataaacataataaagaaaaagccttttattattaataaataattcgatacaagtaccaaaaatattggcctctagggcttacaccaacagttttCTACTTCATGAAAGGATCATTTGGCTCAAAGAAATTTGGAAACTGCATGAGGGAATTGAAATTGGCCTAAGCATGGGCATGGTGACCTAAACTCTATTTTGCACCGTGACCTATAATGTGGAATCATGTCAAAATCAACTTGGGATCACTTCTCACACGTGCGAACTTGTTTCCCATGACCAAACGCATCTGACTATAACACAAAACGACTCGTAAAACGCCAAAATCACGAGTTTTGTGCCAATTTTTCACACGGTTTGAATCTCAGATTTTCATATTAGATTCACACGTTTGGGATCCAATCTCACAcaaactttgaccttatttcattccctataaatagagcaaTATCTTGCCTCATTTTCGAAAGCTTCAAGAGCCAAGAAATCCTTGCCTCACTAAAACTCGAAAGCACCCTAAAACTTGTTTATGGTTCCATCGATTCAAGCTTTAACCTTCGAGTTTCTTTGCCCAGAAAGCTTCACTGGCATCCTCTGAACCTTCTCTAACCGGAACCAAGCTTTGAGACTGCCTGAGTTGCTTTGACCGTTTCCACCATCTCCAACCTTCAACCTCGATTGGGACAAGGTAGTTACGAGTGAATTTACACTCCAAGCAAGTTATCATTCTCTTCGTGTTGTTCCATTGATTGAAATCCCTCATCTCTCTTTGATTTATCTTTTGATTTGGTCATTTAATTTAACTCTGAAATTTTACGGTTCTTCACGAGTTTGAGCAAATTCTCTCTGCTCAAAGCAAATTAATTGCTCTGATGCAGAGAGATATGGACGGTGAGGGGAATAAAAGCTTGCACGCATAGTGTTTGAGCTCAAAACTCCTAATTCCTGAAGTTACAAAATCAAAAATCCGGAGGTTGAAGACGAAGTGTTTCATGCGCTTCAAAGGGAAATTTGAATCCCTTGGCCAAATAGAATGCGCCACCCCTCTTATCTGTTACATTCAAACTTTTCTTTTTACATTATTATTCCATTTaattttttctttcaaaaatcattttaaatagctcttttattattttttagtcCACCTTTTTTTTATAATTTCATAAAAATATTCTCTACCGCATataatttttccagattttttaaaactcattttgcatttaattcatattttcttttattttccatttaattttcatttagcatttttattttaatcattttaaaatatttttcaccCTAACTTTTGAGGTCAAGTTACTTATAATATTTTTGACCTCCTCCATTTTCCTTGGActtttatttggtgttttgatacctctttgacattttctcttttattttcttttattaatcattattaaatcttttttaatattttttatttctttttattgACTTGATGTTTTGAATTAAGTTGGATGATTGGTTGATGAGGTCTTCCAcatctcaaatcattgatagatgaacttgaggttgattcaaccttctttgatccaaatttgTTGACAAAGGGtcatgaatcatcttcaatatTTTGCATCAATGATACGTTATCCCACAATGcaccatattttgagtcctttaATTTGTGGATAGATTGATTCCTATGTGATTGTCTTAAATTTCTATCTTCATCTCTTTTTTTAAACCATTGTGTTGCATGTTTCAAGAGATTAActttgtgttaattctctaactTGTCTGACACATACATTGTTATTTatcggcctcagataggtatgaattctacataagcctacttacgattgcttaaaatAGCACTAAATTGTCCCGACATGATTAATTGACCACTAACTCCTAACATTACTTGCTctttaattcaagtcatttagaTTAATGTCATTTACTCTTATGacatttacttaatgcactttaattttatgTCTCATTACTCATTATATCACTTCATACTCTATTCATCTTACCTTATTCATTTGTTGCTTCTTGTCTTGTTTGATTGATCTGCTTGTTAATCTTAATGAATCAAAATATGATAAAGTGACTTTAACTTGATCTTAAACctatgcttgacttggagtgtTGATGACCTCTTTGGAATTTGGAATTTGGACTTAGGCCTTATACAatttgcttgacttggagtgaccTTGGACCCTTGGACCTTGTGGACACTTTGACTTGCCTTTGCTCCTGTTGAACTTTTGAGCCAGTGTTTTTGTTCATCTACTTTATGCCTCCTGCTTATTGCATTCATATGCTTAGGCTTAGCACACATTTGCACACACATGACTTTCTCTTGGACTACCTAACAATGAGATATATGACAGTACACTTTGCATTCACATGGATTTCTCTTGGGGTACCTAACAATGAGATCTTATGTTAGTTTTTGTATGATCATGCATATTTGTTTGTTCATCAATCCCACTCCATTGATTTGGCTTGATCAAATTCCCATTTGATCAACTAGATCATTTCATCTGTTACACTTCCTTttttgtctttgtcaagtgaccataagcCCCTTGATCACTTGATGGGACTTATCTCTATTACTTTGGAGCTTCAGCCTCCCCAACAAGTACAAACTTCTAGTGGACAATTGCTTTCCTCAGCAAGATCTCAGTTATCTGATTCATCCCCACAAGAATCTTTAGGAGCCTACTTCAACAACTTGTTAGTCATTAACTAGGCttgcatgccatgagccttaagcaatagagaatgaTGAGAGGGAATTTTTCCTACACTTGTCTAGAATATCTCTAAGTACCGGACGAATGATCCAATTGCTCAGAGTATTGTCTATGTTCATAGAATTTAGTGCAATTCCAGTCAGTTCACTGATAAATCTACAACTTGTCCTATGGCTCCTTTTTATCTctccttttggtttaaacatcaTTGCCACTTTCTTTTTGGGATACACCTTCATGGTCATTCCCCatttcttggttatgacaccacttTTTTTTATACACCTTCATGGTCATTCCCCatttcttggttatgacaccacttTCTTTTTGGGATACACCTTTATGGTCATTCCCCattcttggttatgacaccacttTGTTTTTGGGATACACCTTCATGGTCATTCCCCATTTCATAGTTATGACACCACTTTTTTTTTGGATACATCTTCATGGTCATTCCCCATTTATTGGTTATGGCACCACTTTCTTTTGGGGATACACTTTTATGGTCATTCCCCATTTATTGGTTATGACACCACTTTCTTTTGGGGATACAACTTCATGGTCATTCCCCatttcttggttatgacaccacttTCTTTTTTAGGATAAATAAAATTCAGTGGCAACTCTATTATATCTTCGAGCGTGCGTTACGTTCGGACATATTTCGCATAGCTTCAGTGGCAACTTTATTCTTCACTTTCTTTTTGTGATACACATTCGTAGTCATTCCCCATTTCTTGATTATGACGCCACTTTATATTTGAGATACACCTTCATGGTCATTCCCCatttcttggttatgacaccacaatttTCTTTTCTGCTTATGAAGCCACAATTatgggacacacctttatggttaacccccacttttcttggttttgacaccatcTTTTTgctttggtttaaacaccacttcaATTAGTTTCTAGCTTCttccggtttaaacaccaccccaATCATCTTCCTTTTCAATCTTTGTCctccgaactacgaagctctgacttccttattgcactatgaggatacgtaggcacgaggatgcgagTCCTTGGTGAGCACCTTTCTCCATCCTTCTTTCATCTCCCCCCTTTTCTTTCTTTGGTTCCACGAACAACGAGactctgactttctcattgcaccatgagaGCACGTAGGCATGAGAGCCACAATCCTCCTCGAGCATCCTTTTTCTAACTCattttctgttttgcaggtatgTGAAGATAACAACACTCGTCCAAACGAGAGCATTCAAATCGGTTCTCATGGAATAACATGGATGTGAGGAGGCCAATACATTCTCCTTACATAGTCGACTTCTTTATCCGTTTCTCTGTTCCTCttggattttatcgatatttaTTCTTCCCTTTTTTAGGATAAATAAAATTCAGTGACAACTCTATTATATCTTCGAGCTTGCGTTACGTTCAGACATATTTCGCATAGCTTCAGCAGCAAAGCAAGACCTTGAACATTGATTGGCAGAGACTTCTTTTAATAGAAACTTTGAGAAAGTAACAACTATGCTTTGTTTTTTAATAGAAGGAATAACATGTTTGGCAAAATCAGTTGATTTCCCTTGCATCACTAGAAGGGGTCCAGGTACAAGAGAAAGCTTGACATTTCCCCTATAATCCTAACGGTGATCTGGTGTTTTATATGGTAAGCACTTGTTAGCAGCATAGTCTTCTGTATTGTGACAACTGAGTTCTTCATGTCAAGATATTGAAACAAGAGATGGAAAGGCCGGTAACATCTATTACGTAAATAATCCAATCCTTGTGGTACATCAACTGCAATGTTTAGTCTTTGGTTCTAATTTAAGATAATTGAATTTTTTTCACTAATAATCGGAGATTTCACAATTATGAAAAACGTAGATATTcttaaaataaaaatcaaaggACACGTGTTATATTCTCTTAAATGCAAACACATTCAAAGCGCTACAATTCAACTCGTGTTTTCTAGAAAGAACTTCATCTTTCTTTTTCCTTCCGCCAGCTTCAAGAAAGAACTGGCTATTTCTAAATAAAGTTCCTTTCGGTTCCATAGATAGTAAGAAACAAAAAATAAGAGAAAACCGAAATCGAAACTCGACTCCCGCTCAATTCAATTATCCTCACTAAGAATTGCAATGTCAGCATACCGATGGAAAAGCTTCGACGAGAACGAGGACCGCCCCTCCAAGCCTCGCCGCTACGGCGTCACCGAGATGCGAAGCCCTCATTACACTCTCTTCAACCACGATGTTCTTCAGGTTCACCAATGTTCCTTTTCCTTTTTCAATCATAACTAGTTATAGTATATGATATCATTTGCCAATTGTTCTTTGGATTGAGCTTCTTTTTTCACTCCCTTGTGTTTAATTAGGTTAAGTTGAGCTTAAAGATTTTCATAACTGTTTATAGGAAATAGctgtgttgtgttgtgttgtgttgtgttgtgtgCAGGATATTTTTGAATCAATGGGAGAGTATGTTGATGGTTTGAAATTCTCTGGAGGTTCTGATAGCCTGATGCCGAAAGCTTTTATCAAACAAGTCATTGATACGGCTCATCAGCATGATGTGTATGTTAGCACTGGCGATTGGGCTGAGCATATGATTCACAAAGGTCCATCAGGCTTCAAAGACTATGTAGAGGTTTAGCTCTACCTACCTTTATTCTGTTAGTGTTACATGTTTCTCTTTTGTTACTACTTGTTGTTATAACAATTAGTTAGTGTTACATGATTAATATATGATCTTTTGTAATAGGAATGCAAGAAATTGGGGTTTGATACAATTGAGCTGAATGTGGGTTCCCTTGGAGTTCCGGAAGAAACCCTTTTAAGATTTGTTCGCTTGGTCAAAACTGGTGGCATGAAAGCCAAGCCTCATTTTGAAGTTAAGTTTAATGAGTCTGAAATTCCCAGAGGTGGTGATAGAGCATACGGCGCGTATATTCCTCCAGCATCTAGATCATTTGGTAAAAGATATTTGACCCCCTTtttctctttcttcttcatttttatGCATGTATAGCCTATCTCTCTTTAAAGGTGGAATTGAACATATTTAGGCTTTGTGATAGATACTATCTTTTGGATTGTACTACTAAAATATAAAACACATCACATGTCGTGGTCAAAGAATTGATAATATGTGTGTTTAGACAAATCCTTGGTACAAAATATATTTTGATGATATGTTATTTATTTCAAGCAATATTATAGTGACATACAAAATTTTACCTATCTCCTCCTTACGGGAAATGTCAATGCAGATAAGTTCAATCCAGTTTTAATTAAATGATAGAATTGAATGGAACTCTGAATCTTGGATCATGCAAGTATTTTACCACATTGTTTAAATAGTTAATTTTGTATGTCTAGCATGATAGTGCTATCTAGAGATATATTTAGCAACTCCCATAATCTTCATAACCTACGATTTTCCTTTTTTAATTTTTAGCAGAAACATGATGTTTCAAAGAAATGTTCCATCATAAATAGCTCTTCATAGGAAATGAGAATATTCAGGTTAAAAATGCTATAAGTGTTATGGTTTCAATTTGAATAAACTGCATAGTCGGATGGATTATGATCTCTACATTGATTGTTGAACATATTTTGAAATGCTACTATTTTCTGTTTCAAGCCTGTGCTTAAGAAATATTAAGGTGCTGGTTACTAGTAATAAGATATCAAATCTTGTTTAGTATTTTGGTTTGACATTGTATTGAAACTTTTTCTATAGAATTAGTAGAAGATGTCGATCTCTTGGTTAGGAGAGCTGAGAGGTGTCTAGAAGCTGGTGCTGACATGATAATGATTGATGCCGATGATGTCTCCAAACATGCTGATAAAATGCGCGCGGATATTATTGCAAAGATCATAGGCCGCCTTGGTCTTGAGAAGACTATGTTTGAAGCATCAAATCAGAGCGCATCTGAATGGTTTATCAAACAATATGGACCAAAGGTAAATGTTCTATTTCCTTTCCTCACTTAACAAGAAATAGTAAAAATATCGTGCAACACTTTGATATCGTGTGTTTGTTTGTTCAGGTGAACCTTTTCATCGATCACTCGCACTTGGTTGATGTGGAGTGCATCCGGGGACGCAACTTGGGTAGAAATCATGCTTCTGTCCTAGGTTCTTCATATTTCCTGTTCTAAAGGGATGGAAATTTGATTCCCACCCTGTGGGATTTACCTATGGTTTATGTAGAAAGTCTTATGTTGTCTATTGCATTGGGTGTTATAGATGACGACTTAAATGGAGATTGAAATAAATGAATATATATTTTTCATGGAATTTATGTTCTctttaaaattaaatttaaagAAATACTAGTATAGCACATATTCTATAATAACacaaaataaatttaaattaatGGGACATTAAGTATAGTACTAACTATTTTTGCCATATGAGATTTTTGAATGCTATTGAATGACATCAATGGTACCTATAAGAAACGCTCACATGTTAATATTAATAATGCCAAACGCGCGCATTTCTCTCGAACTTTTCTAGGATCAAGATTGTGCATCAttgcttcttcttcttttttccttTCATTGTCAAGGTAACTTTTCTCATTAAATCAAATCACGTTGTTGTTTAATCATCATTATTTAGCT from Lathyrus oleraceus cultivar Zhongwan6 chromosome 7, CAAS_Psat_ZW6_1.0, whole genome shotgun sequence encodes the following:
- the LOC127100660 gene encoding protein HEAT-STRESS-ASSOCIATED 32; its protein translation is MSAYRWKSFDENEDRPSKPRRYGVTEMRSPHYTLFNHDVLQDIFESMGEYVDGLKFSGGSDSLMPKAFIKQVIDTAHQHDVYVSTGDWAEHMIHKGPSGFKDYVEECKKLGFDTIELNVGSLGVPEETLLRFVRLVKTGGMKAKPHFEVKFNESEIPRGGDRAYGAYIPPASRSFELVEDVDLLVRRAERCLEAGADMIMIDADDVSKHADKMRADIIAKIIGRLGLEKTMFEASNQSASEWFIKQYGPKVNLFIDHSHLVDVECIRGRNLGRNHASVLGSSYFLF